Proteins encoded together in one Lathyrus oleraceus cultivar Zhongwan6 chromosome 5, CAAS_Psat_ZW6_1.0, whole genome shotgun sequence window:
- the LOC127079585 gene encoding uncharacterized protein LOC127079585 yields MAEYEACKLGLEEAINLRIKVLGVYGDSALVIHQIIGDWETRHANSVYGDSALILYQDYVLKLFPKFDKITFSHIPREENQMADTLATLESMYKLIWPNHQPSIEIRRFDEPAHYLTTGEESDGKPWFFDIKHYLEKQEYLTNASSLNRRTIRRLASKFLLNGDVLYKCNYDMVLLRCVDKDEANQLMKDIHERSFGTHASGHAITKKILRADYY; encoded by the coding sequence atggctgagtatgaagcttgcaaATTGGGACTAGAGGAGGCTATTAATTTAAGGATTAAAGTCCTTGGAGTATATGGAGACTCCGCTCTAGTAATACATCAGATCATAGGTGATTGGGAGACAAGACATGCTAATTCTGTATATGGAGACTCCGCTCTAATTCTGTATCAGGATTATGTGTTGAAGTTGTTCCCAAAGTTTGACAAAATCACTTTTTcccatattcctcgagaagagaatcaaATGGCAGATACTCTAGCAACTCTGGAATCTATGTACAAGTTGATATGGCCTAATCATCAGCCTAGTATTGAAATCAGGCGTTTTGACGAACCTGCTCACTATTTGACAACAGGAGAAGAATCAGATGGCaaaccctggttctttgatatTAAACACTATCTCGAGAAACAAGAATATTTGACAAATGCTTCTAGCCTTAACAGGAGAACTATAAGGAGGTTGGCATCAAAGTTCTTACTAAATGGAGATGTGTTATATAAGTGTAATTATGACATGGTCCTACTCAGATGTGTGGATAAAGATGAAGCTAATCAACTCATGAAGGATATACATGAACGATCCTTTGGCACCCATGCAAGTGGACATGCGATAACAAAGAAAATCCTGAGGGCAGACTACTACTAG